The following proteins are co-located in the Microbulbifer sp. VAAF005 genome:
- a CDS encoding shikimate kinase, whose product MKKRKSIVLIGMPGAGKSTLGVLLAKELALGFTDTDVLIQSREGKTLQQIMAESDYLNLRAIEGEVLAEATLPSDVIATGGSAVYSDEGMANLRSQGVVVFLQCSAEELRRRIHNYESRGIAKAPGQSFADLFEERQALYRQYAEITVDCDSKSLQETLNHLLNALQELAE is encoded by the coding sequence ATGAAAAAAAGAAAAAGTATTGTCCTGATTGGAATGCCCGGCGCCGGTAAAAGTACGCTGGGGGTGTTGTTGGCAAAGGAGCTGGCACTGGGGTTTACAGATACTGATGTTTTGATCCAGTCCAGAGAGGGCAAGACTTTGCAGCAAATTATGGCTGAAAGTGATTATCTTAATCTCCGCGCCATTGAAGGGGAGGTTTTAGCTGAGGCCACCCTCCCCAGTGATGTTATTGCCACTGGAGGAAGCGCAGTCTATAGCGATGAGGGTATGGCGAATCTACGCAGTCAGGGTGTGGTAGTGTTTCTTCAGTGTTCAGCGGAGGAACTGCGTCGGCGTATCCACAATTATGAAAGCCGTGGCATAGCGAAGGCGCCCGGGCAGTCTTTTGCGGACTTATTTGAAGAGCGACAGGCCCTTTACCGGCAATATGCAGAAATAACGGTGGATTGTGACAGTAAATCACTGCAGGAAACGCTTAATCATTTACTTAATGCGCTGCAGGAGCTTGCAGAGTAA
- a CDS encoding acyltransferase, giving the protein MISPGVRISAAQSIEIGDACMIAANVYISDSDWHGLYNRTRPFRCTSPVRLGNNVWIGDSATICKGVTIGDNSVVGAGSIVTKDVPANTVVAGNPAKPIKSINPKRRMITREALFADAFRQAHNLDELDKMMLGGNTLLGWLRSVFFPRRSD; this is encoded by the coding sequence TTGATCTCTCCAGGGGTACGTATTTCTGCGGCTCAATCTATTGAGATTGGCGACGCCTGTATGATCGCAGCCAATGTGTATATTTCCGATTCTGATTGGCATGGGCTCTACAATCGCACGCGGCCCTTCCGTTGTACCTCCCCGGTGCGCCTGGGTAACAATGTTTGGATTGGAGATAGTGCAACCATCTGCAAAGGTGTCACTATCGGTGATAATTCTGTAGTGGGAGCCGGCAGTATCGTCACCAAGGATGTCCCCGCAAATACGGTTGTCGCCGGTAATCCGGCAAAACCCATTAAATCAATTAATCCCAAGCGGCGAATGATTACCCGGGAGGCATTATTTGCCGATGCCTTTCGCCAAGCGCATAATCTGGATGAATTGGATAAGATGATGTTGGGTGGGAACACCTTATTGGGTTGGTTGCGCTCGGTATTCTTTCCCCGCCGTAGCGATTGA